The genomic region TCTTGTGAGGAAGTGAATTCCATATATTGCCACGAGGAAGGTATAATCGCGGTTATGGACACGTATAAAGGCACTGTAAGCTGTAAATGCGGGCAACCACTAAGTTTTATGGTTGTAAGCCCGAATAAGTCTGGTTCAAAAGAACTGAAGTGCAAAGAATGCAATCGATGCTGGAGTTATCCTTGGAGTGTGAATGCCAGCGGTGGACTGGACATTGCACAACCTACCCAAGTCGCTTGCCCATAGGATAACACGATTCGATAGGGAGTTGAGGGCTACTGCCGCGCAACGGGTGTGTGCCTTTAATTCCAGTAGACAGACTAGGCAAACCGATATCTGCTGCTGCTAATATTCTCACAGTGTCACAGTGTGGCGAAGTTATTTATAACCTCATTGACGATGGTGCGATCACTGGCCAGAATGTCTTATGTTGTTCTGGCCCAATCGTATACGCTTCGCCTGATGGAGTTTTTATGGAATAAAGTGAATGCGATGGTTCGCCGAAATCCCATACTTCGTAGTCATTTGCCCGAAGCGCCAACTGTGCATTCGTTTGAGCGCCAACTGCGCCAACCTTCAACGCCTCCAAGAACACCTCTGGCGCAATGGCGCTCAGTTCCTTACCCTCTCGCAGCCAAGCTCGGCCTTCTGGAGTATCAGTTGGCGGCGTAATCCCGCTTAAGAAGGCTGTGATTCGCTCGGCTAAGTCAGTGTTTTGCATCGCTTCCATCTCTTTCGTTAAGATTGCAGATTTGTGTGTCCTCGTATATTACCACTGTCTTGGTAAAGCCGACTACGATCATGTACTTACCTCATTGAGCACAATCCCAAGCACTGACGAAACATGATCCAGTCGATAATAGTGTGCTATGCCGTCTTGCCGCACGATGCGGTGTGGCGGCCCGATGGCGGCAATCTGCGAAGCGGTCAGGCCGTATCGCTCGCGAAGTTGGGTCTTATTGGCCATTCCCGCCTCTTCTGCGAGTTTGTGCTGTGCGCGCCATCCCCAGCAATCGCGACACGCGAAGAATGGGTTGGCATAGCAGCCTTGGGAGCCGCGGTCCTGGCGTGTCCGATGTTGCATTATCGCTGGAACGGCGTGGCGTACAGCTGAATCTTGGGGAAGTGATTGCGGCGCTGCTGGATGGTTGCCGATCTGTGAGGGCTGTCGGTACTGGGGGAGGTTGGTGGGGTGGATTCTGACTTAGCCGAGCGGAAGGGTGAGTGTCAAATATCGCTCGGCGCCGCTACGTCTACCACATGAAACTCACTTCCCGCCACAAAGCTCAACATCTTACCATTCGGCGACCAACTCAGCGCAAAAATAAACTCGGCCTCTGAATCGAGGGCTATCTCTCGCATTGCCGATCCGTCAATGTGGCTGATCCAAAGATGGACACTCAAATCTGAAGATGTTTTTCTGATTCTTCTCCAAATCTGGGAAATCAATGTCTCTGCGCTGTTTTCTGGTTTTCGTGTTATCCAAGCGACCTGTTCGCCATCAGATGAAACGGCGACTGACAGCACTTCTTCAGGCACATAGACGGTCCATTGACGCAGGGCGGCAGGCTGATAGAGATCCCATACACTAATATCTTGGCTTGCCCGATAAGTGATATCGGAGACCATCGTGAAGGAAGAAGCGCTGCTCTGAGTGCCTGTCATAGACTCGATTTTATCTGGCGCACGCGCGATGACGCAACTTGACGATATAACATTAAGGATGTCCAGTCCCTGCAGTTCCGCTGGGAGGTTTGCGAGCGTTTCAGGTGTGTCTCCCGTTTCCACGTCACGAAAATCTACTTTGTCGAAACGGATTGTCGGTACACCATTTTCATATTCGTCGCCGCTGAACGCGATCTGCGCGATATGCTTACTGTCGGCACACCAGTGCGGGAAGGTCATGCCATTTGGATTAGGCCACTGATATCGGTACGAACCATCAATCGGCGCGGCGAAGATGGGATTGTTTCCCGACTGTCCCCACATAGCATGGTCTCCGTCAGGCGAGGCATGCAGAAATACTATGAATGCTGGAGAAGACTGGACCTGCATCGTGAACGCCTCCAAGCAAATCTCTGCCCTGGTGATGATGTCGTAGGAATAGAGCCTGCTGTCGTCACCGAATCGTAACACGGAGGTGTTGGAGAGCCAGGGGGACATTACTCCGCCATGGATGTTGTCTGGGATATTGAAGAGTTTCATGTTTACCAGCCAGCGCCTCTCCACGCCTGCTCCCGAACACAAGATTTATCCATATCTGCTGCGCAACGTGCGGATCGAACGGGTTAATCAAGTTCCGAACCACGCTTTAGTCAAAAATCGCCGTCATGACGCCGAGGCCCCATTGAGTCAGTGCTATGCGCAGTCGTCCGCAGCGTAGCGCACTCTTTGCCATGCCCCAATGTGCGGCTAGGTGCAGCGGCTTGTCGTCGTGACAGGCACCATCGGCGCGGCAAAAGTGTGCTGTGGCGGTTGTGAAGTCACTGGCGGCAATTGCCGCGCGCCGAAAGGCAAGTGCCTGATCACAATTCATTGTTTTCACTAGTATATTTTACGCTAATGTGGCTGGCTTATGAGTCATGGCGCTCGCGGCAATATTGGCGATCTTTTGGTCGCCCTATGGGGGGCAGGAGGCAGATGAGGGAAGAAACTCTGGAATATTCCAGAGCTTAGCCACGATACGAGCGGACGAGGGGTGAAAGGAATGGCGACATGGTGCGTGTAAGCAATACGACAATCAAAACGACTCAGATCGGCGACCATTCGCCTGACCAAGCCTCAATCCGCCGTTTGATCTCGTTCAAGAGGGCGTCAGAAACATATTGCGGTGGATCTTCATCGGCAAAAAACCTGGCCAAGTCGCGCGGACGCTTCTTCAATGTTTGCCTAACCCACCGATATCCCCGTACATGCTGCCAGCCATGCTGCTCCATCAGCAGTAGCGTTTCATGGCGCTCGGTGGATTCATCGCTGCAGCGGATTACGTACAGGATCTCCCGTGGTGGATGTAGCAGCAACCACTTCACAGCGGGAGCCAAGAAATGTGTGAACATCCGCATTTCCAAATCGCGGGTAAAGCCCACATAATAGCAGTCGTCGGCGCACTTGAGCGCGTAGCAATAAGCCATAAGGATGGCTTCGATGGCTGTTTGGAGAGGCCCTGCAGAATAGAAGCAGGGTAAAATGAGATCCCATGTGCAACCGTTTCAACATCTCAGTCAGTGCCCAGGAAGTGGCCGATTTCTTCGGTATTCAGTTGACCTTGGGCGACGCCGCGAACTCCATGCCCAACTACAACGTGGCACCGACGCAGACAATCGCCACTGTCGTGGAACACAACGGCGAGCGGGTGCTGGACGCGATGCGCAGGGGATTTATTCCGTCGTGGGCCAAGATGCAGTCGAAAATCCTCGCCACCAATGCGATCAGC from Capsulimonas corticalis harbors:
- a CDS encoding GIY-YIG nuclease family protein, whose amino-acid sequence is MAYCYALKCADDCYYVGFTRDLEMRMFTHFLAPAVKWLLLHPPREILYVIRCSDESTERHETLLLMEQHGWQHVRGYRWVRQTLKKRPRDLARFFADEDPPQYVSDALLNEIKRRIEAWSGEWSPI